The following coding sequences are from one Pelagovum sp. HNIBRBA483 window:
- the secG gene encoding preprotein translocase subunit SecG codes for MENVVLVIHLILALALIGIVLLQRSEGGGLGIGGGGGGGGGLVSARGAATALGRMTWILAAAFICTSIALTIIAAEKSAGASVVDRLGDAPAVEAPASSAPDLGTDLLPPSADDGAPLVPAAE; via the coding sequence ATGGAAAACGTCGTTCTCGTCATCCACCTTATTCTGGCCCTCGCGCTCATCGGGATCGTGCTTTTGCAGCGTTCCGAAGGCGGCGGCCTCGGTATCGGCGGTGGCGGCGGTGGCGGCGGCGGGTTAGTCTCTGCGCGTGGCGCGGCAACTGCCTTGGGCCGGATGACCTGGATCTTGGCTGCTGCATTTATTTGCACATCCATCGCCCTAACAATCATCGCCGCAGAAAAATCGGCGGGTGCGTCCGTTGTTGATCGCCTTGGTGATGCGCCTGCGGTTGAGGCACCAGCCTCCAGCGCACCGGATCTTGGCACCGACCTTCTTCCGCCTTCCGCCGATGACGGCGCGCCACTGGTGCCAGCGGCCGAATAA
- a CDS encoding adenylosuccinate synthase: MANVVVVGAQWGDEGKGKIVDWLSERADVVARFQGGHNAGHTLVIDGEVYKLHALPSGVVRGGKLSVIGNGVVLDPWHLLKEIETIRAQGVEITPETLMIAENTPLILPFHGELDRARESQNAVAKIGTTGRGIGPCYEDKVGRRVIRVADLADDATLELRVDRALVHHNALRNGLGLEPIDRDALIAQLKEIAPKILKFAGPVWKVMNEMRRAGKRILFEGAQGALLDIDFGTYPFVTSSNVIAGQAATGVGIGPGSIDFVLGIVKAYTTRVGEGPFPTELHDDDGQRLGERGHEFGTTTGRKRRCGWFDACLVRQTCAISGINGICLTKLDVLDGFETLKICVGYDLDGTRLDYLPTAADAQARCTPIYEEIDGWSESTEGARSWADLPPNAIKYVKRVEELIGCPVALLSTSPEREDTILVTDPFAD; the protein is encoded by the coding sequence ATGGCAAACGTGGTGGTTGTCGGCGCTCAATGGGGCGACGAAGGCAAGGGAAAAATTGTGGACTGGCTCAGCGAGCGTGCCGATGTCGTGGCGCGCTTTCAGGGCGGGCACAACGCAGGCCACACGCTGGTCATCGATGGTGAGGTCTACAAGCTGCATGCACTGCCTTCCGGCGTTGTGCGTGGCGGCAAGCTGAGCGTCATCGGGAACGGGGTCGTGCTGGACCCGTGGCACTTGCTCAAAGAGATCGAGACGATCCGTGCGCAGGGTGTAGAGATCACGCCGGAGACGCTGATGATCGCGGAAAATACGCCGCTGATCCTGCCGTTCCACGGGGAGCTGGACCGCGCGCGGGAAAGCCAGAATGCGGTCGCCAAGATCGGCACGACGGGGCGCGGAATCGGCCCCTGCTACGAAGATAAGGTCGGCCGCCGTGTGATCCGTGTCGCGGACCTTGCTGACGATGCGACGCTGGAGCTGCGGGTTGACCGTGCCTTGGTCCACCACAACGCGCTGCGCAACGGCTTGGGGCTGGAACCGATTGACCGTGATGCGCTGATTGCGCAGCTCAAGGAAATCGCGCCGAAGATCCTGAAATTCGCCGGTCCTGTTTGGAAGGTGATGAATGAGATGCGCCGCGCCGGAAAGCGGATCCTTTTCGAAGGGGCGCAAGGCGCGCTCCTCGACATCGACTTTGGCACATATCCGTTTGTGACCTCATCGAACGTGATCGCGGGGCAGGCTGCGACCGGCGTTGGTATCGGTCCGGGATCGATCGACTTCGTGCTAGGCATCGTGAAGGCGTATACCACCCGCGTGGGTGAAGGGCCGTTCCCGACCGAGTTGCACGACGATGACGGGCAGCGTTTGGGTGAGCGGGGGCATGAATTTGGCACCACCACCGGCCGCAAGCGCCGTTGCGGGTGGTTTGATGCCTGCCTCGTGCGGCAAACCTGCGCGATTTCGGGGATCAACGGCATCTGCCTGACCAAGCTTGATGTATTGGATGGATTCGAGACGCTGAAGATTTGCGTCGGTTATGATTTGGACGGCACGCGGCTCGACTATCTGCCGACAGCGGCGGACGCGCAGGCACGTTGCACGCCGATCTACGAGGAAATCGACGGTTGGTCGGAATCAACGGAAGGCGCGCGCAGCTGGGCTGACCTGCCACCGAATGCGATCAAGTACGTTAAGCGCGTAGAAGAGTTGATCGGGTGCCCTGTCGCGCTACTTTCAACCTCGCCTGAGCGCGAAGACACCATCCTTGTTACGGACCCGTTTGCAGACTGA
- a CDS encoding DUF2842 domain-containing protein, which produces MSLSYKARRRWSLVILLLGLPAYIVAAVTVMNILGRPPIWVELGVYVGLGVIWALPFKFIFRGVGKADPDAAPKGDD; this is translated from the coding sequence ATGAGCCTTTCTTACAAAGCCCGGCGGCGCTGGTCGCTTGTTATTCTCCTGTTGGGGTTGCCCGCCTATATCGTGGCGGCGGTGACGGTCATGAATATCCTTGGTCGGCCGCCGATCTGGGTTGAACTGGGTGTTTACGTCGGGCTGGGCGTGATCTGGGCCTTGCCGTTCAAGTTCATCTTTCGTGGGGTCGGCAAGGCCGACCCTGACGCAGCCCCCAAGGGCGACGATTAA
- a CDS encoding WD40/YVTN/BNR-like repeat-containing protein, producing MTTSVTLLVGTTKGAFLLSSDSTRENWSVNGPHCGGWSINHVISDPQTGMLYAGGGSGWSGAGIWRSADQGTTWELSKLSWGGMDEWLDRDPDFAAEIGIPAPDPAPFTGEIESVWSLGQAGGTLYAGTKPGNLLTSTDQGQSWQLVDTLANHPTRATWNPGAAGLVLHTIISDPAAPNKLWVAISAAGTFATDDGGQSWERRNRLSNAPSLHEHGHDHGADTGLCVHNMVRADGDLMYQQNHHGVFRSQDGGRSWQDISDGLPSRFGFPIALHPHDPQTIWTLPLNGDMAGRFPPDASAAVWRSQDGGESWSRMGNGLPQQNCFFTVLRQAMATDTLAQPGVYFGTNSGSIFASTDTGENWREIARHLPTVLSVETVTAAASAL from the coding sequence ATGACCACATCCGTTACCCTCCTCGTCGGCACCACAAAGGGTGCTTTCCTTCTGTCCTCCGACAGCACCCGCGAAAACTGGTCCGTCAATGGCCCGCATTGCGGTGGCTGGAGCATCAATCACGTCATCTCCGACCCGCAGACGGGTATGCTCTATGCAGGCGGCGGCAGCGGCTGGTCCGGCGCGGGCATCTGGCGCTCTGCGGATCAAGGCACAACATGGGAGCTGTCAAAGCTGTCTTGGGGCGGCATGGATGAATGGCTCGACCGGGATCCCGATTTCGCGGCCGAGATCGGCATCCCCGCGCCCGACCCCGCGCCTTTCACCGGCGAGATCGAGTCGGTCTGGTCGCTTGGGCAAGCGGGTGGCACGCTCTATGCCGGCACCAAACCCGGTAATCTGCTCACTAGCACCGATCAGGGTCAAAGCTGGCAATTGGTCGATACCTTGGCCAATCACCCCACCCGCGCCACATGGAATCCCGGCGCCGCTGGCCTTGTGTTGCATACAATTATCTCCGATCCAGCCGCACCCAATAAGCTCTGGGTCGCGATCTCCGCCGCTGGCACCTTCGCCACCGATGACGGCGGCCAGTCATGGGAGCGCCGCAACCGGCTCTCCAACGCGCCCAGCCTGCATGAACACGGCCATGACCACGGCGCCGATACCGGCCTTTGTGTACACAACATGGTCCGCGCCGATGGCGATCTGATGTACCAGCAGAACCACCATGGCGTTTTCCGCAGTCAGGATGGCGGCCGCAGCTGGCAGGATATCTCCGATGGCTTGCCCTCCCGCTTCGGCTTCCCCATCGCCCTGCATCCCCATGACCCGCAAACCATCTGGACCCTCCCGCTCAACGGCGACATGGCAGGCCGCTTCCCGCCCGATGCCTCCGCCGCTGTCTGGCGTTCCCAAGACGGGGGCGAAAGCTGGTCGCGCATGGGCAATGGCCTCCCGCAACAGAACTGTTTCTTCACCGTTCTGCGCCAAGCAATGGCGACCGACACGCTCGCCCAACCGGGCGTGTATTTCGGGACCAATAGCGGGTCTATCTTCGCCAGCACGGACACCGGCGAAAACTGGCGCGAGATCGCCCGCCACCTGCCGACCGTCCTGTCGGTCGAAACGGTGACGGCGGCGGCATCCGCGCTTTAA
- the rlmB gene encoding 23S rRNA (guanosine(2251)-2'-O)-methyltransferase RlmB — translation MKKPKWVIEKERGKRAAASETVWLFGLHAVRDALLNPRRERLRLVVTLNAEAKLADAIAESGMTPEISDPRRFAAPLDEGSVHQGAALEVRPLNWGSLDDVALSEGAGPARLVLLDRVTDPHNVGAILRSAEVFGARAVVGVQRHSAPETGALAKTASGALERQPYVRIRNLSDGMRRLQEMGYLVLGLDGEAEMSIEAAVAGIGDRPVALVLGAEGPGLREKTKATCDHLVKIDFAGGFGSLNVSNAAAVALYAARSTAS, via the coding sequence ATGAAGAAACCGAAGTGGGTGATCGAGAAAGAGCGCGGGAAACGTGCGGCAGCATCGGAAACGGTGTGGCTCTTTGGCTTGCATGCGGTGCGCGATGCGTTGTTGAATCCGCGCCGCGAGCGGTTGCGTTTGGTGGTGACGCTCAATGCCGAGGCGAAGCTTGCGGATGCGATTGCCGAAAGCGGTATGACGCCCGAAATCTCTGATCCGCGCCGGTTTGCGGCCCCATTGGACGAAGGCTCGGTGCATCAGGGCGCCGCACTTGAGGTGCGGCCGCTGAACTGGGGATCACTGGATGATGTCGCGCTCTCCGAGGGCGCGGGGCCAGCGCGGCTGGTTTTGCTCGACCGTGTGACAGACCCGCATAACGTGGGCGCGATCCTGCGTTCGGCAGAGGTATTCGGCGCGCGGGCGGTTGTTGGCGTGCAGCGGCATTCGGCCCCTGAAACGGGTGCTTTGGCAAAAACCGCGAGCGGTGCATTGGAGCGGCAGCCCTATGTGCGGATCAGGAACCTTTCTGACGGTATGCGCAGGTTGCAAGAGATGGGCTATCTGGTGCTGGGCCTTGATGGCGAAGCGGAGATGAGCATTGAAGCGGCGGTGGCAGGGATCGGTGACCGACCTGTGGCGCTGGTGCTGGGTGCGGAAGGCCCGGGCTTGCGGGAAAAAACCAAGGCGACCTGCGATCATCTGGTAAAAATCGACTTTGCGGGCGGATTTGGCTCGCTCAACGTCTCCAACGCGGCGGCTGTTGCCCTATATGCAGCAAGATCGACAGCCAGCTGA
- a CDS encoding phosphoribosyl-ATP diphosphatase has translation MSLHDLDKTIAARKGADPDSSWTAKLFAKGPEKCAEKFGEEAIEAVIEAIKGDRARLTSEAADVLYHLLVMCAAHDISLADIESELDRRSGTSGIAEKASRS, from the coding sequence ATGAGCCTGCACGACCTCGACAAGACAATCGCTGCCCGCAAAGGCGCTGATCCCGATAGCAGCTGGACCGCCAAGCTTTTCGCTAAAGGGCCAGAAAAATGCGCCGAAAAATTCGGGGAGGAGGCAATCGAGGCCGTGATCGAGGCGATCAAAGGCGACCGCGCGCGGCTAACGTCAGAAGCCGCCGATGTCCTCTATCACCTGCTCGTCATGTGCGCGGCGCATGACATTTCGCTTGCCGATATCGAGTCCGAACTGGACCGTCGCTCCGGCACGTCCGGCATCGCCGAAAAGGCCTCCCGCTCATAA
- the hisF gene encoding imidazole glycerol phosphate synthase subunit HisF, producing the protein MLKTRIIPCLDVADGRVVKGVNFVDLIDAGDPVEAAKAYDAAGADELCFLDIHATHENRGTMFDLVQRSAEQCFIPLTVGGGVRTHEDVRNLLLAGADKVSFNSAAVANPDVLSEAAQRFGSQCIVCAIDAKTVSPGKWEIFTHGGRKPTGIDAVEFARTAAAKGAGEILLTSMDRDGTKAGFNLALTRAISDAVDIPVIASGGVGTLDHLVEGVTEGGASAVLAASIFHFGTYTIGEAKSHMAAAGIPMRLT; encoded by the coding sequence ATGTTAAAGACCCGCATCATCCCCTGCCTCGACGTGGCCGATGGCCGCGTGGTCAAAGGCGTGAATTTTGTCGATCTGATCGACGCAGGCGATCCTGTCGAAGCAGCCAAAGCCTATGACGCCGCCGGTGCCGACGAGCTGTGCTTTCTCGACATTCACGCCACCCACGAAAACCGTGGCACCATGTTCGATCTGGTGCAGCGCAGCGCCGAGCAATGCTTCATCCCGCTCACCGTGGGCGGTGGCGTCCGCACCCACGAGGATGTGCGCAATCTCCTGCTTGCTGGGGCCGATAAGGTCAGCTTCAACTCCGCCGCTGTCGCGAATCCCGATGTGCTGTCCGAGGCCGCCCAGCGCTTTGGTTCGCAATGTATCGTCTGCGCGATAGACGCGAAAACAGTCTCCCCCGGCAAATGGGAGATCTTCACCCACGGCGGGCGCAAACCCACAGGCATCGACGCTGTTGAATTTGCCCGCACCGCCGCAGCAAAGGGTGCTGGCGAAATTCTCCTCACCTCGATGGACCGTGATGGCACCAAGGCAGGCTTCAACCTCGCCCTGACCCGCGCGATCTCTGATGCCGTTGATATCCCTGTTATCGCCTCAGGCGGCGTCGGCACGCTGGACCACCTTGTCGAAGGCGTCACCGAGGGCGGCGCGTCTGCTGTGCTGGCCGCATCGATCTTCCACTTTGGCACCTACACAATCGGCGAAGCCAAGTCCCACATGGCCGCTGCCGGCATCCCCATGAGGCTGACATGA
- a CDS encoding SDR family NAD(P)-dependent oxidoreductase, giving the protein MPDQDAIYPSLKGRSVFVTGGASGIGAEIVRAFARQGARVGFVDINPKAGAAMLDEIGHAHAFAACDLRDIDALKEAFAALAEKIGAAQVLVNNAASDDRHDWREVTAEYWDDRTNTNLRHMFFAIQTVAPAMIAAGRGSIINMGSNSWWEAGGGFPAYATSKAAVHGLTRTMARDLGRHRIRVNTVVPGWVMTERQKELWATPEALERQREKQCLPDLIAPHYLAKMVLFLASDDAAMCTANNYMVEAGSI; this is encoded by the coding sequence ATGCCGGATCAAGACGCCATCTATCCGAGCCTGAAGGGGCGGTCGGTTTTTGTTACCGGCGGGGCGTCGGGCATCGGGGCGGAGATCGTGCGGGCATTCGCGCGGCAGGGCGCAAGGGTTGGGTTTGTTGACATCAACCCGAAAGCAGGTGCCGCGATGCTGGACGAGATCGGACACGCCCATGCCTTCGCCGCCTGTGACTTGCGGGATATTGATGCATTGAAGGAGGCCTTCGCCGCGCTGGCAGAAAAGATCGGCGCGGCCCAGGTGCTGGTCAACAACGCCGCGAGCGACGACCGGCACGATTGGCGCGAGGTCACGGCGGAATACTGGGATGACCGGACGAACACGAACCTACGGCATATGTTCTTTGCCATTCAGACGGTTGCACCGGCGATGATCGCGGCGGGGCGTGGTTCGATCATCAATATGGGGTCAAATTCGTGGTGGGAAGCAGGCGGTGGGTTCCCTGCCTATGCGACCTCGAAAGCGGCGGTGCATGGGCTGACACGCACCATGGCGCGGGATTTGGGACGGCACCGGATAAGGGTGAACACCGTCGTGCCCGGATGGGTGATGACCGAGCGGCAAAAGGAGCTGTGGGCCACGCCGGAGGCGCTGGAACGGCAGCGGGAAAAGCAGTGCCTGCCTGACCTGATCGCGCCGCATTATCTGGCGAAGATGGTGCTGTTCCTGGCCTCGGACGACGCTGCGATGTGCACGGCGAATAACTACATGGTTGAAGCCGGCTCGATCTGA